The Thermus brockianus genome window below encodes:
- a CDS encoding tRNA (adenine-N1)-methyltransferase, which yields MEGELFLLKDSKGRAFLVRLRPGGVFHHHKGSVSHEAILRAGPGGVVETHLGEPLSVHRPTLEEYVLHMRRSATPTYPKDASAMVALLDLAPGMRVLEAGTGSGGLTLFLARAVGKEGLVESYEKRPHHLKQAEENVRAFWQVENVRFHAQGLEEAALAPESFHGVALDLMEPWKVLPKAAEALMPDRFLVAYLPNITQVLETVRAAEGLPLRLERVLEVGWREWEIRLPVAHPRFQQVGHTAFLVAFRRWKAS from the coding sequence GTGGAAGGCGAGCTTTTTCTCCTCAAAGACTCCAAGGGCCGCGCCTTCCTGGTGCGCCTGAGGCCTGGGGGGGTGTTCCACCACCATAAGGGAAGCGTCTCCCACGAGGCCATCCTCCGGGCGGGGCCTGGGGGGGTGGTGGAAACCCACCTGGGGGAACCCCTCTCCGTCCACCGGCCCACCCTGGAGGAGTACGTCCTCCACATGCGGCGGAGCGCCACCCCCACCTACCCCAAGGACGCCAGCGCCATGGTGGCCCTCCTGGACCTGGCCCCGGGGATGCGGGTCCTCGAGGCGGGCACGGGCTCGGGGGGCCTCACCCTTTTCCTGGCCCGGGCGGTGGGCAAGGAGGGCCTGGTGGAAAGCTACGAGAAGCGCCCCCACCACCTAAAACAGGCGGAGGAAAACGTTAGGGCCTTCTGGCAGGTGGAAAACGTGCGCTTCCACGCCCAGGGCTTGGAGGAGGCCGCGCTTGCCCCGGAAAGCTTCCACGGGGTGGCCCTGGACCTCATGGAGCCCTGGAAGGTCCTCCCTAAGGCGGCGGAAGCCCTGATGCCGGACCGGTTTTTGGTGGCCTACCTCCCCAACATCACCCAGGTCCTGGAAACCGTGCGGGCGGCGGAGGGGCTTCCCCTGCGGTTGGAGAGGGTCTTGGAGGTGGGCTGGCGGGAGTGGGAAATCCGGCTTCCCGTGGCCCATCCCCGCTTCCAGCAGGTGGGGCACACCGCCTTTTTGGTGGCGTTTCGCAGATGGAAGGCCTCCTGA
- a CDS encoding rhodanese-like domain-containing protein: MRKVRPEELKALLAQGVKVVDVRPADRRTTPLPFPAEWVPLEKIQKGEHSLPKVPLLLVCEKGLLSQVAALYLEAEGYEAMSLEGGLQALTEPK, from the coding sequence ATGCGCAAGGTGCGCCCCGAGGAGCTCAAAGCCCTCCTGGCCCAGGGGGTCAAGGTGGTGGACGTGCGCCCCGCTGACCGGAGGACCACCCCCTTGCCCTTCCCCGCCGAGTGGGTGCCCCTAGAGAAAATCCAAAAGGGAGAGCATAGCCTCCCCAAAGTCCCCCTCCTTTTGGTGTGCGAGAAGGGGCTATTGAGCCAGGTGGCGGCCCTTTACCTGGAGGCGGAGGGGTACGAGGCCATGAGCCTGGAGGGCGGGCTTCAGGCCTTGACGGAGCCCAAATAG
- a CDS encoding cyclic-di-AMP receptor, whose product MKLIIAIVQDTDAPGLTKALLERGLQSTKLASTGGFLREGNTTLLIGVEDGRVEEVLDLIREKCRTRTRLVTRGLPLSEAPDPFLAQPVEVQVGGAVVFVLPVEGFFKV is encoded by the coding sequence ATGAAGCTCATCATCGCCATCGTGCAGGACACGGACGCCCCCGGCCTCACCAAGGCCCTGTTGGAGCGGGGCCTCCAGTCCACCAAGCTGGCCTCCACGGGAGGCTTCCTGCGGGAGGGGAACACCACCCTCTTGATCGGGGTGGAGGACGGGCGGGTGGAGGAGGTCTTGGACCTCATCCGGGAGAAGTGCCGCACCCGCACCCGGCTGGTAACCCGGGGGCTTCCCCTCTCCGAGGCCCCCGACCCCTTCCTCGCCCAGCCCGTGGAGGTGCAGGTGGGAGGGGCTGTGGTCTTCGTCCTGCCGGTGGAAGGCTTCTTCAAGGTATGA
- the carB gene encoding carbamoyl-phosphate synthase large subunit, which yields MPPRRDLKKILIIGSGPITIGQAAEFDYSGTQAVKALRGAGYEAILVNSNPATIMTDPELAERTYVEPLTLEYLERVLAKERPDALLPTLGGQTALNLSMALYEEGILERYGVELIGAKAEAIKKGEDREEFQKAMRKIGLEVPRGLMVGSVEEGLHFAREVGYPVVVRPSFTLGGTGGGIARNEKELVEVLGRGLTLSPVHTALVEESVLGWKEFELEVMRDHADTVVIITSIENLDPMGVHTGDSITVAPAQTLSDAEYQRMRDAAKAVIREIGVDTGGSNIQFAVDPKTGRQVVIEMNPRVSRSSALASKATGFPIAKIAALLAVGYRLDELPNDITRKTPASFEPTIDYVVVKIPRFAFEKFQDLPNTLGGLKDELGTQMKSVGEVMAMGRTFKEALLKALRGLERDVRALAGVRTEDLEKKLYPNPDRIYAVLELLRRGMPVEELYEATKIDPWFLHQMKEIAQAEAWLKEHPPKDREDWRFYKALGLPDRRIGELLGKGEAEVRAERKAQGVVPVYKTVDTCAAEFEAYTPYHYSTYEEEDEVWPSAKPKVVILGSGPIRIGQGVEFDYATVHAVWALREAGYETLMVNSNPETVSTDYDTADRLYFEPLTLEDVLNLVEHEKPLGVIATLGGQTPLKLAQGLEAHGVRLLGTPYAAIHKAEDREAFHALCQALGIPQPEGRVAATPEEALRLAQELGFPLLARPSYVLGGRAMRVLWSEEELHRYLEEVYAPLEEKPSILLDRYLEGALELDVDALSDGEAVMIAGVMEHVERAGVHSGDSATVLPPVHLSPEALAKVKDYTRRLALALGVKGLLNVQYAVLGEEVYVLEANPRASRTVPFVSKAIGVPLAKLAALIAVGKTLKELGVKDPEPVPPYYAVKEVVIPWLKFPGVIPVLGPEMRSTGESMGIDEDPYLAYYKAELGAGQRLPLEGRVRFIGEGLRPEARERLEALQKAYQEAGFSLSDGEYDLLISPVPHPELRRAVEKGLPFITTLEGAWWSLKAILKAREKALEVKSLQEWHGHLRVGVQ from the coding sequence ATGCCGCCGAGAAGAGACCTCAAGAAAATCCTCATCATCGGTTCGGGACCCATCACCATCGGACAGGCCGCCGAGTTTGACTACTCCGGCACCCAAGCGGTGAAGGCCTTAAGGGGGGCGGGGTACGAGGCCATCCTGGTGAACTCCAACCCCGCCACCATCATGACCGATCCCGAGCTGGCCGAGCGCACCTACGTGGAGCCCCTAACCCTGGAGTATCTGGAAAGGGTTCTGGCCAAGGAGCGCCCCGATGCCCTCCTCCCCACCCTGGGGGGCCAGACCGCCTTGAACCTCTCCATGGCCCTATATGAAGAGGGCATCCTGGAGCGCTACGGGGTGGAACTCATCGGGGCCAAGGCGGAGGCCATTAAGAAGGGGGAGGACCGGGAGGAGTTCCAGAAGGCCATGCGGAAGATCGGCCTCGAGGTGCCCCGGGGCCTCATGGTGGGGAGCGTGGAGGAAGGGCTCCACTTCGCCCGGGAGGTGGGCTACCCCGTGGTGGTGCGCCCCTCCTTCACCCTGGGGGGTACGGGGGGCGGCATCGCCAGGAACGAGAAGGAGCTCGTGGAGGTCCTGGGGCGGGGCCTCACCCTCTCCCCCGTGCACACCGCCTTGGTGGAGGAGTCGGTCTTGGGGTGGAAGGAGTTTGAGCTGGAGGTGATGCGGGACCACGCCGACACCGTGGTCATCATCACCAGCATCGAGAACCTGGACCCCATGGGGGTCCACACGGGGGACTCCATCACCGTGGCCCCGGCCCAAACCCTCTCCGACGCCGAGTACCAGAGGATGCGGGACGCCGCCAAGGCGGTGATAAGGGAGATCGGGGTGGACACGGGGGGGTCCAACATCCAGTTCGCCGTGGACCCCAAGACGGGCCGCCAGGTGGTCATTGAGATGAACCCCCGGGTCTCCCGCTCCTCGGCCCTGGCCTCCAAGGCCACGGGCTTCCCCATCGCCAAGATCGCCGCCCTTCTGGCGGTGGGCTACCGCCTGGACGAGCTTCCCAACGACATCACCCGCAAAACCCCCGCCTCCTTTGAGCCCACCATTGACTACGTGGTGGTGAAGATTCCCCGCTTCGCCTTTGAGAAGTTCCAGGACCTCCCCAACACCCTGGGGGGGCTTAAGGACGAGCTCGGCACGCAGATGAAGTCCGTGGGGGAGGTGATGGCCATGGGCCGCACCTTCAAGGAGGCGCTTCTTAAGGCCCTCCGGGGGCTGGAGCGGGACGTGCGGGCCTTGGCGGGGGTGCGCACGGAGGACCTGGAGAAGAAGCTCTATCCCAACCCCGACCGCATCTACGCCGTGCTGGAGCTTTTGAGGCGGGGCATGCCCGTGGAGGAGCTCTACGAGGCCACCAAGATTGACCCCTGGTTCCTCCACCAGATGAAGGAGATCGCCCAGGCGGAGGCCTGGCTTAAGGAGCATCCCCCCAAGGACCGGGAGGACTGGCGCTTCTACAAGGCCCTAGGCCTCCCCGACCGGCGCATAGGGGAGCTTCTGGGCAAGGGGGAGGCGGAGGTGCGCGCCGAGCGCAAGGCCCAGGGCGTGGTTCCCGTCTACAAGACCGTGGACACCTGCGCCGCCGAGTTTGAGGCCTACACCCCCTACCACTACTCCACCTATGAGGAGGAGGACGAGGTCTGGCCCTCAGCGAAGCCCAAGGTGGTGATCCTGGGCTCGGGGCCCATCCGCATCGGGCAAGGGGTGGAGTTTGACTACGCCACGGTGCACGCCGTCTGGGCCCTAAGGGAGGCGGGGTACGAGACCCTCATGGTGAACTCCAACCCGGAGACGGTCTCCACGGACTACGACACCGCAGACCGCCTCTACTTTGAGCCCTTGACCCTCGAGGACGTCCTCAACCTGGTGGAGCACGAAAAGCCCCTCGGGGTCATCGCCACCCTGGGGGGGCAGACGCCCCTTAAGCTCGCCCAGGGCCTGGAGGCCCACGGGGTGAGGCTCCTCGGCACCCCCTACGCCGCCATCCACAAGGCGGAGGACCGGGAGGCGTTCCACGCCCTCTGCCAGGCCTTGGGCATCCCCCAGCCCGAGGGACGGGTGGCGGCCACCCCGGAGGAGGCCTTAAGGCTTGCCCAGGAGCTCGGCTTCCCCCTCCTCGCCCGGCCCAGCTACGTCCTGGGGGGGCGGGCCATGCGGGTCCTTTGGAGCGAGGAGGAACTCCACCGCTACCTGGAGGAGGTCTATGCGCCCCTGGAGGAAAAACCCTCCATCCTCCTGGACCGCTACCTGGAAGGGGCCTTGGAGCTGGACGTGGACGCCCTTTCCGACGGGGAGGCGGTGATGATCGCCGGGGTGATGGAGCACGTGGAACGGGCCGGGGTCCACTCGGGGGACTCGGCCACGGTCCTCCCCCCCGTGCACCTCTCCCCCGAGGCCTTGGCCAAGGTAAAGGACTACACCCGCCGCCTGGCCTTGGCCCTGGGGGTGAAGGGGCTATTGAATGTCCAGTACGCCGTCTTGGGGGAGGAGGTGTACGTCCTCGAGGCCAACCCCCGGGCGAGCCGCACCGTGCCCTTCGTCTCCAAGGCCATCGGCGTTCCCCTGGCCAAGCTCGCCGCCCTCATCGCTGTGGGGAAGACCCTGAAGGAGCTTGGGGTCAAGGACCCGGAACCCGTGCCCCCCTACTACGCCGTGAAGGAGGTGGTGATCCCCTGGCTCAAGTTCCCCGGGGTCATCCCTGTCCTGGGACCGGAAATGCGCTCCACGGGGGAAAGCATGGGGATTGACGAGGACCCCTACCTGGCCTACTACAAGGCGGAACTGGGCGCCGGGCAGAGGCTGCCCCTGGAGGGCCGGGTCCGCTTCATCGGCGAAGGGCTCCGGCCGGAGGCGCGGGAACGCCTGGAAGCCCTCCAAAAGGCCTACCAGGAGGCGGGGTTTAGCCTGAGCGATGGGGAATACGATCTCCTCATCAGCCCCGTTCCCCACCCCGAGCTGAGGCGCGCCGTGGAAAAGGGGCTTCCCTTCATCACCACCCTGGAAGGGGCCTGGTGGAGCCTCAAGGCCATCCTCAAGGCCCGGGAGAAGGCCCTAGAGGTGAAAAGCCTCCAGGAGTGGCACGGCCACCTAAGGGTGGGTGTACAATAG
- a CDS encoding DsbA family protein gives MRRLGALLGLLGGLALAQIARPPEGFPKALGPLPPGAQVEVETQNNRLLAVRYQGPENAAFLGRLLDRATGLPFSEAFLTWYKENAPGLKGRTLTLNLEGAFLLELAFSEPFRARLAPRRVEALALNQDRLVLGEKGPMLRIFSDFQCPYCQRLAREVLPSLKARAAQGELRISYRHFPLTEIHPEALPAALASDHGPGRTLPGAQPL, from the coding sequence ATGAGGAGGCTTGGGGCCCTCCTTGGCCTCCTTGGGGGCTTGGCTCTAGCCCAGATCGCCAGGCCCCCGGAAGGCTTTCCAAAGGCCCTGGGCCCCCTTCCCCCGGGCGCCCAGGTAGAGGTGGAAACCCAAAACAACCGCCTCCTCGCCGTGCGCTACCAGGGTCCCGAAAACGCCGCCTTCCTGGGACGGCTTCTGGACCGGGCCACAGGCCTTCCCTTCTCGGAAGCCTTCCTCACCTGGTACAAGGAAAACGCCCCCGGCCTTAAGGGGCGCACCCTTACCCTGAACCTGGAAGGGGCCTTCCTCTTGGAACTGGCCTTTTCGGAGCCCTTCCGCGCCCGGCTCGCCCCCAGGAGGGTGGAAGCCCTCGCCTTGAACCAAGACCGCCTCGTCCTGGGGGAAAAGGGGCCGATGTTGCGGATCTTCTCCGACTTCCAGTGCCCCTACTGCCAGCGCCTGGCCCGGGAGGTGCTACCCTCTCTCAAGGCCCGGGCGGCGCAGGGGGAACTTCGGATAAGCTACCGCCACTTCCCCCTCACGGAAATCCACCCCGAGGCCCTGCCCGCCGCCCTAGCCAGCGACCACGGTCCTGGCCGGACCCTACCTGGTGCCCAACCCCTTTGA